TGTTGTGGGATGACATAAACGGATTATCGTGCGCGGAAGAATACGGGTTACTGTTAACTGTTGAATATTGGTTGTTAGACGGATTTTTATTAGAGTTCATTTGGTTAATTGGAAAAGTATCAGCATTTCCATTTCCAGTAAGGCCAACGTTACTTTTGGGCAACGTGCCTGTATAATTGTAAGGTGCTTTTTGCTCATAATTAATAGGACAGTTCTGATTTCCATTGCCCAGACCATTGCTTCCAGACTGATTTAAATACATATTGTTTGCTCCGGGTATATTTCCCGCAGTTTGTGCTGAAATTGTATTTCTATCTTGTGTATCAAAACCACTTGTATAAGAGTTTGAATATCCATTCTTAACCGGAGCATGATTTATGTTAGTATCGTCGTTATCATCACTACCCCAGTCACCAAAGTCAGTTGTTTTATTATACCCTGTTGTATAGCCTCCTTTTCCGTTACCGAACCAACCTCCACTGAATCCAGATTTGCCCGACTTATTGTCATCTTTAGAATTTGTATTTGGATTATTACCAGTGTTGTCATCTTCGCTTTCCCAGTCGTTGGATTCATTCGATTTATTCAAATGTTGCCTTGTACTTGCTCCACCAAAAGACACAGCCTTATTTTCGTTTCTATTTTTCTTGCCGTCAGATGTTTTATTAGGCTTTCCGGATAAACTTGAAAAGAAGcctgtttttgttttcttgttatCTGTACTGGTGACGGGTTTATTCGTGTCTTTTATTTGTTTGCTACTGTCGTCTCCCCATTCACTAGATACTGATGATCCACGTCCCGAATATTCCGACATGTTTTTACGCAGATTGTTACCTTTCTTTTGTTTGATGTGCTTTGCTTCTGAATTGATGTAATCTTTCTTGTTAAGTCCTTTGTCTGAAGATGCATTTTCATTATCGTCGCTGTCGTATTCATCATCACTGTCATAATTATCAGAATCTTCTGAGTCTACTTCCGAGTCTGAATCGTCTTCATTGTTAGTATCTTCACCTTTGTCATGACTTCGCTTATCAGTATTTTTACCTTTGTCACGGCTTTGTTTTCTCGCTCGTTTAACCTTAACTTCGGACGCCGATCTAACTTTCACGTCAGTCGCCTTGTCATCATTCTGTTTTgctcttttctttttatttccagaaTTGTTACCATTTTCATCATCACTTTGTTCTATTTCATCATTCTTATCCTTTACATTAACTCGTGTTACATTCGTTTCTGGGTTATCTTCTGCATCTGGATTCCAGTCCTCGTAATAGTCTGCCTCACTGTCATCAGAGTTCATCACTATCACTGTATCGTTTTCTAGTTTTATTGATCTTCTGTTTGTCCTTTTCTGTAGACTTTCTTTTCTTGTTACTCTTGctaaattctttttctttttcagtattaCTATTTGAGGAGGTTGTGGTTTTTGTTTTATCAGATTTATCTCTTTTAGAATCATTACTGTTGTGTTTGGTTTTCTTATCATTACTTTTTTCATTGACAGTAGACAGAACTGCCCCGCCAATAAATGATTTCTTGGTTGGCTTCCTTTTTGAAATATTCTTCTTATCGTCTTTTGAATTCgtgttttcttttgtttgcttCTCCTCAGTTTCGTCACTGTCAGAAAATTCTTCAGATTCGTAATCTGACTCTTCAGTATCCTCATCATTcgtttttccttgattttctttctctttcttcttttttctttctgcaGTCTTCTTTTCTTGTTCAGCCTGTGTTGCATTTTTCTGTTCTTTTCCTGATTTCTTTTTTGCCCTTTCTTCTTCCTTTTCTGCTTTTTTCTTAGCTCTTTCTTCTTCCTTCATGGCTTTCCGCTTTTCCCTTTCGGCATCTTTTTCAGCTTTTTGTTTTGCCTTTTCCTCTCGTTTCTTCTCCTTTAATTCTTTTGCAGCAGCCAGAGCTGCCAATTTCTTCTCCTTTTTGGCAGCTCTTTCTTCTTCGTCTAAATCTTCATCGCCGGTACTGGATTCATATTCCTCATCTGGCCCGGTCTCAACCTATTCaagattattttaatatttaatattcgTACTGAATCTTCAATCACTGATTCTGGTGGATTAGTAAATGTTGTAAATTTATTTCACTTTGGGCAGTGTGTTTGTTATAATGGCAAGAATGTATTTAAaaactttgttacatttttatatggGTTATATCATCGTGGTATGTAGAGccaaaatataatgtaatttgactaatttcagaagaaaaaaactCATTTAAGCTTATAAGATAAGACTATATGCAGTGACCAATTAAATATAGATAACtgaagaaaaaacatgaaatacattattttttcttctaCGAACTATACAGCTAGGATCTGTATGTACTAGCACGCATGATCATATTTCAGGTGAAAAGTTGTATCAGACTTGTCCCTAGATAAAACCAATTTAATAAGATACTCACCTCAGAAGTTTGGCATTCTTCTTCTTCATATTCTTTCTCATCATCTTCTTCAGTTCCTTCATCTCCTGAATCGTCATTTTCTGTCGCACCCTTATGTGCTTCTGTCAGTTTTCGTTTCTTTTTAGCCAGTATAGCAGATTCTGTTGGGTTTCCTTCATTATCATAGTCATAGTCTTCTTCTTCGCTGTAATCTGTATGATAATTTGAAGATATAACATTAATTTACACGAGCTTGTTTCGTGGTGGAGAAGTAGCATAGTGGATTAGATGTCACGCTCTCAACCCAGAGACACTGGGATCGAGCCTCGCtaggatcaaggtcacacttatacaGAACGAACATGACGACGTGAACATGAACATAAAACGAGAGACAATACAATTCGGCTTCGTTTGTTTCTACTAAAACCAACATAAATGGCTTTGGTCATTTCTGTTCACACAATTCACACAAAAATACTATATTGTCTTTTTTaattataatacattttgacgttttgacttgataccgtaatacatacaaaatatttacacattttttttatttcgtttcctTTTgaagtttacacataaatatttaatgcaaaaaaaCGTAGaccaatacatttattttataaaatttatatatattcatttccATTCGTACAAAATATAAGATATTAACCGTTTTATGATAGAGTGagtgttatttaaaacaatagaaacattatacaaacaaaatacagATATGCGATATAGACATGATCTTAACAGAAAGGTAAACGATATAAAGCAATTGAACGGACAGTGACCACCCAGTATAGTATGCTAGCAGCAAATTTCTGTTAATCTGTCAGAGTGGTATATCGTGAGGTTAATAGTCTGATATCTCACTATTGTAAGTTCAGATGTGCAtgaattaaacaactgattcaAAACCCAAAATGATTCAATATCAAAGTATTTGAACGATTAACCGTCAAACTATAAACCACACGAAGGCCTtgattatgtttattttaacatGGCCAGAAAATTATGAGAACAAGTACGCCGGTTTTAATTTATCTTAGTAGCAGATGGACCGTGCGAACGTCATAACATTTTCTCACTGTTGTAGGAGGAAAAAACATTTATACGTCATGCAAACTAAGAGTCATACAATTTCTCTGTACATGATGAGTCTTTCAAAAGTTGTTGCCTTTATATTTTTAGCTTAGGATGTGTGAAacatttactaaaaataaaactctttcagaaaacaaaaatgtatcagTATGCTTACGTTGTTTGAAGATATTTAAACAAGACCAAAAATACGAGTACGCATTACTCACTTTCAAAGCTTACTGGTAAACATTATTAAAATACATCGCATGCGTTTCCCAGTATAAAGCTCCTAAAGAGTATTTTTGTGACAGCATACCCCTAAATAGCTCATCAGCGTAAAAGTAGATATAAAGGTTTTCAAGTTTCTTATTACTGTCACCAAGGTGACATCACGATGACACATCCCTTATGTCTTATGTAGATATATTAAGATTTTGTTTagcgtttttatttttttacatataccTTTTTCTggttcatcatcatcttcatcttcGTCGTCATCGTAATagtcatcataatcatcatcaccaTCGTTTCCTTGTTCGTTGctgaaaataacataaacaaaaaaGACTTTAACTCATGCACGTTTTTGTTCCAAGATTCAATGTGATGTCGAAAGTAAAGAAAGCC
The genomic region above belongs to Mercenaria mercenaria strain notata chromosome 12, MADL_Memer_1, whole genome shotgun sequence and contains:
- the LOC128547589 gene encoding putative uncharacterized protein DDB_G0282133 gives rise to the protein MATLPVIIIGNFREVTNEQGNDGDDDYDDYYDDDEDEDDDEPEKDYSEEEDYDYDNEGNPTESAILAKKKRKLTEAHKGATENDDSGDEGTEEDDEKEYEEEECQTSEVETGPDEEYESSTGDEDLDEEERAAKKEKKLAALAAAKELKEKKREEKAKQKAEKDAEREKRKAMKEEERAKKKAEKEEERAKKKSGKEQKNATQAEQEKKTAERKKKKEKENQGKTNDEDTEESDYESEEFSDSDETEEKQTKENTNSKDDKKNISKRKPTKKSFIGGAVLSTVNEKIILKKKKNLARVTRKESLQKRTNRRSIKLENDTVIVMNSDDSEADYYEDWNPDAEDNPETNVTRVNVKDKNDEIEQSDDENGNNSGNKKKRAKQNDDKATDVKVRSASEVKVKRARKQSRDKGKNTDKRSHDKGEDTNNEDDSDSEVDSEDSDNYDSDDEYDSDDNENASSDKGLNKKDYINSEAKHIKQKKGNNLRKNMSEYSGRGSSVSSEWGDDSSKQIKDTNKPVTSTDNKKTKTGFFSSLSGKPNKTSDGKKNRNENKAVSFGGASTRQHLNKSNESNDWESEDDNTGNNPNTNSKDDNKSGKSGFSGGWFGNGKGGYTTGYNKTTDFGDWGSDDNDDTNINHAPVKNGYSNSYTSGFDTQDRNTISAQTAGNIPGANNMYLNQSGSNGLGNGNQNCPINYEQKAPYNYTGTLPKSNVGLTGNGNADTFPINQMNSNKNPSNNQYSTVNSNPYSSAHDNPFMSSHNNSASQYPNSATNGTSNPYPYMNSSQYSSTNKNPYSSTYGGNNASANTHNNDDAKPDERSKFNALFNSRSRKRKALNRVNNNVASNNAIGTAAIGGIPSNNYGDGEDIFAKTDSTGNHTGQAGMQNKNVNGLGQTDAINHGHSDKSNNGLNQNRQFGENDYRTSNGNGNFDSSNQARQFGANNGASDGKGNFGSSNQGGQFGANYGTANGNGNFDSSNQARQFGANNGTSNGKGKFGSSNQGGQLGANYGTANGNGNFDYPNQGRQFGADNGTSTGNGKFGASNQGRQFGANKGTLKGNTNFGSSGQGLYGGAINNPNGLNGASNNANSNLLDSASNQNGQLGELNSANGKNSFGASNNTSAGNGQMGVSGNGQFSNQPQNYGLPNNINGQRNVLNGKYPSENQTSSQLFANPGNGPVNNRNANDPFPNVTNDSNALGKGTNNMNNGNKSKKLVSFRNDASLPFGGSGENRGNYLGNNGKPGLEVDGSAGTTGKNGDTGTKPHRNTDAITTDADIVLPNNNSNKQPRSPAGKFIVNKPAWNKTKSGNPNTEKRKGSKTPVEELVNRKRRLSLQEPEPVFRTDRLAKKFPFLGSSDQSNATETSGKGRNTNPNDGMRKNQSDSNLINLLGKGKPLGDNMGKIPSNPDKPSTEKDGKSFADLNPETRDKVFYGFGVGRWRKVAAKWLNTWKMKRRPVKTANSSWD